Proteins from a genomic interval of Pithys albifrons albifrons isolate INPA30051 chromosome 15, PitAlb_v1, whole genome shotgun sequence:
- the HRH2 gene encoding histamine H2 receptor → MVAQRKGEGRRGKGAVETHPQLTQLLVGSCLVILIVITLCGNIIVCLAVTLDRRLRSLTNCIIVSLAITDLLLGLLVLPFSAFYELAKEWPFGSTLCNIYTSLDVMLCTASILNLFMISLDRYFAVTTPLRYSQVVTPPRVAVGLAVIWTVSLMVSFLPIHLGWNTNGTAVQNTVPICNKECTLEVNPVYGLVDALLTFYIPLVIMCITYYRILKIAREQAKRINHTWCNTPMSPMVKEHKATVTLAVVLGAFIVCWFPYFTVFTYRGMWGDSRVKGTPMSIVLWLGYANSALNPVLYGTLNRDFRVAYQHLLHCWRTGSPRSSCLPPVQKAQARGRQGQGRQEGKPLKLEMRNEKGILLTDGALKSTGTLP, encoded by the exons ATGGTTGCtcagaggaaaggagaaggcaggagaggaaaaggagcagtTGAGACCCACCCGCAGCTGACACAG CTGTTGGTTGGGTCCTGCCTCGTCATCCTCATCGTGATCACTCTCTGTGGTAACATCATTGTCTGCCTGGCTGTCACACTTGACCGCCGGCTCCGCAGCTTGACAAACTGCATCATCGTCTCCTTGGCCATCACTGACCTGCTACTGGGCCTCCTGGTGCTGCCATTCTCTGCCTTCTATGAACTCGCTAAAGAGTGGCCCTTTGGCAGCACTCTGTGCAACATCTACACCAGCCTGGACGTCATGCTGTGCACAGCTTCCATCCTCAATCTCTTCATGATCAGCCTGGACCGCTACTTTGCTGTCACCACCCCACTCCGGTACAGCCAGGTGGTCACTCCTCCCAGGGTAGCTGTGGGTTTAGCTGTTATTTGGACTGTTTCATTGATGGTCTCCTTCCTACCCATTCACCTGGGCTGGAACACCAATGGGACAGCAGTCCAAAACACAGTTCCCATCTGCAACAAGGAGTGCACACTAGAGGTGAACCCTGTGTATGGGTTAGTGGACGCCTTGCTCACCTTCTACATCCCTTTGGTCATCATGTGCATCACCTACTACCGGATACTCAAGATAGCTAGGGAACAAGCCAAGAGGATAAACCACACATGGTGCAACACCCCCATGTCACCCATGGTGAAAGAGCACAAAGCCACTGTGACGCTGGCAGTGGTGTTGGGAGCGTTCATCGTGTGCTGGTTCCCCTATTTCACTGTGTTCACATACCGGGGGATGtggggggacagcagggtgAAAGGCACCCCCATGTCCATTGTTCTCTGGCTGGGCTATGCCAACTCAGCCCTGAACCCCGTCCTCTATGGGACACTGAACAGGGATTTCCGAGTGGCATATCAGCACTTGCTGCACTGCTGGAGGACAGGGAGCCCCAggagctcctgcctgcctcccGTCCAGAAGGCCCAAgccaggggcaggcagggccaaggcaggcaggagggtAAACCACTGAAACTGGAGATGAGGAATGAGAAGGGGATCCTGCTGACTGATGGAGCTCTCAAGAG